The following proteins are encoded in a genomic region of Gammaproteobacteria bacterium:
- the murA gene encoding UDP-N-acetylglucosamine 1-carboxyvinyltransferase yields the protein MDKLIITGGVPLNGEIRISGAKNAALPILAATLLADEPVTVRNIPHLHDITTTMGLLGRMGVTLTVDERLTIEADSRTIHTFHAPYEMVKTMRASILVLGPLLARYGKADVSLPGGCAIGSRPVNLHIAGLAAMGADIKVENGYIRATAKRLKGAHLFMDMVTVTGTENLMMAATLAEGVTVIENAAREPEVVDLANCLISMGAKISGAGTDTLTIEGVGRLHGTSYTVLPDRIETGTYLVAAAITGGRVKLKDTQPHLLEAVLVKLREAGAAIETGEDWIMLDMKGKRPTAVDVHTAPYPAFPTDMQAQFTSLNIVADGVGTITETVFENRFMHVQELRRMGADITLQGNTAICKGVERLTGAPVMATDLRASASLVIAGLVAEGATTVERIYHIDRGYECIEEKLTQLGARIQRVPG from the coding sequence ATGGATAAACTCATCATCACCGGCGGTGTGCCCCTGAACGGGGAGATCCGCATCTCTGGGGCGAAGAACGCAGCCCTGCCGATTCTGGCCGCGACCCTGTTGGCCGATGAGCCGGTGACGGTGCGCAATATCCCGCACCTGCACGACATCACCACCACCATGGGATTGCTGGGCCGCATGGGCGTGACGTTGACGGTGGATGAGCGCCTCACCATCGAGGCGGACAGCCGCACCATCCACACCTTTCATGCGCCCTACGAGATGGTCAAGACCATGCGCGCCTCCATCCTGGTGCTGGGTCCGTTGCTGGCGCGTTACGGCAAAGCGGACGTTTCGCTGCCCGGCGGTTGCGCCATCGGTTCGCGCCCGGTGAATCTGCACATCGCCGGACTCGCGGCGATGGGGGCGGACATCAAGGTCGAGAACGGCTATATCCGCGCCACCGCCAAGCGTCTCAAGGGCGCGCATCTGTTCATGGACATGGTGACCGTGACCGGCACCGAGAACCTGATGATGGCCGCGACGCTTGCCGAAGGCGTCACGGTGATTGAAAATGCCGCACGTGAGCCCGAGGTGGTGGATCTGGCCAACTGTCTCATCAGCATGGGCGCCAAGATCAGCGGGGCAGGCACCGACACGCTCACGATAGAAGGCGTGGGGCGGCTCCATGGAACCAGCTACACAGTGCTGCCCGACCGCATCGAGACCGGCACCTATCTGGTCGCAGCGGCGATCACCGGCGGGCGCGTCAAGCTCAAGGATACACAGCCGCACCTGCTCGAGGCCGTGCTGGTCAAACTACGCGAGGCCGGGGCCGCCATCGAGACGGGCGAAGACTGGATCATGCTGGATATGAAAGGAAAACGGCCCACCGCAGTGGATGTACACACTGCACCGTACCCGGCCTTCCCGACCGATATGCAGGCACAGTTCACCAGCCTCAACATCGTCGCCGACGGCGTGGGGACGATTACCGAGACGGTGTTTGAAAACCGCTTTATGCACGTCCAGGAACTCAGACGCATGGGCGCCGACATCACCTTGCAGGGCAACACCGCCATCTGCAAGGGCGTGGAGCGCCTGACCGGCGCGCCGGTGATGGCGACCGATCTGCGCGCCTCGGCGAGCCTCGTGATCGCCGGTCTCGTCGCGGAGGGCGCGACGACAGTAGAGCGCATTTACCATATTGACCGCGGCTACGAGTGCATTGAAGAAAAGCTAACGCAACTGGGCGCGCGGATTCAGAGGGTGCCTGGTTAA
- a CDS encoding ATP-binding cassette domain-containing protein, producing MQQPPLVQIRNLRFARGERVIFDGVDLDIRRGNVTAIMGPSGTGKTTLLRLIGGQLRPASGSVMVDGLDIAKLSRGELYELRKRMGMLFQSGALLTDLNVYDNIAFPLREHTKLPEPLIRDLVLMKLQAVGLRGARDLMPSELSGGMARRVALARAIALDPMMVMYDEPFAGQDPISLGAIVQLIRTLNDALSLTSVVVSHDVTETASIADYIYVLSEGKVIGHGAPDELAKSPSAQVQQFLQGLADGPVPFHYPAPDYSADLLDSG from the coding sequence ATGCAGCAACCGCCCCTCGTCCAAATCCGCAATCTGCGTTTCGCGCGCGGCGAGCGCGTGATCTTCGACGGCGTGGATCTCGACATACGGCGCGGCAACGTGACCGCCATCATGGGGCCGAGCGGCACCGGCAAAACCACCTTGCTGCGCCTGATCGGCGGGCAATTGCGCCCCGCGAGCGGCAGCGTGATGGTGGACGGGCTGGATATTGCCAAGCTCTCGCGCGGCGAACTCTACGAACTGCGCAAGCGCATGGGTATGCTGTTTCAGAGCGGCGCGCTGCTTACCGATCTCAACGTCTACGACAACATCGCCTTTCCGCTGCGCGAGCACACCAAGCTCCCCGAGCCCTTGATCCGCGATCTGGTGCTGATGAAGCTCCAGGCGGTGGGCCTGCGCGGCGCCCGCGACCTGATGCCTAGCGAACTGTCGGGCGGCATGGCGCGGCGCGTGGCGCTGGCGCGCGCCATCGCCCTCGATCCCATGATGGTTATGTACGACGAACCATTTGCCGGTCAGGACCCGATTTCGCTCGGCGCCATCGTGCAGCTCATCCGCACCCTCAACGACGCCTTGAGCCTCACCAGCGTTGTGGTCTCCCACGACGTGACGGAGACGGCCAGCATCGCCGATTACATCTACGTGCTGTCGGAGGGCAAGGTCATCGGCCACGGGGCGCCTGACGAGCTGGCCAAATCGCCGTCGGCCCAGGTGCAGCAATTCCTGCAAGGGCTCGCCGACGGGCCGGTGCCCTTCCACTACCCGGCCCCCGACTACAGCGCAGATCTGCTGGACAGCGGCTGA
- a CDS encoding diguanylate cyclase, producing the protein MQWFYNLKILTKLILAFLFLLGLSGFIGVYALEHLGKVKYVSTEIELDWLPSIVASANINNHIDQFRIAEVQHVLSTSEEDRRSYEQELDKQLNKITTAQHDYQRLISIQEEEKLYQNFVQAWDAYLKVHAQIIVFSLVNKDEEAWALLRGESQQRFNEMTQHLDKLAALNIKGGVEASRRGDRLYESARVLIVAALVVSLVLGLALAVVISGYISRRLKALDGAARRMAAGDLDVEIAATSQDELGSLAVSLQRAVENTRAMVNKLREARRESASLEYQATHDPLTKLPNRVFLYTQAGQLMQAGQRKHDIVGLLLMDLDSFKEINDLHGHQIGDLLLEQVAERLVKALRESDTVARLGGDEFVALLPGIDLEGVIRCAEKILKALEVKFVITGLILKTSISIGIALWPEHGADIGSLMRCADRSMYKAKQTHSGYWVCTSEERDKSH; encoded by the coding sequence GTGCAATGGTTCTATAACCTCAAAATCCTGACCAAGCTCATCTTGGCGTTTCTGTTCCTGCTCGGCTTGTCCGGGTTTATTGGGGTCTACGCCCTTGAGCACTTGGGTAAGGTCAAGTACGTCTCGACCGAGATAGAGCTGGACTGGCTGCCGAGCATAGTGGCGAGCGCGAATATCAATAATCATATTGACCAATTCCGCATCGCCGAGGTGCAGCATGTCCTTTCTACTTCCGAAGAGGATAGGCGTTCCTACGAGCAGGAATTAGACAAGCAATTAAATAAAATTACCACCGCGCAGCACGATTACCAACGCCTGATTTCCATACAGGAGGAGGAAAAGCTCTACCAAAATTTCGTACAGGCCTGGGATGCCTATCTTAAAGTTCACGCGCAGATTATTGTGTTCTCCCTGGTCAACAAAGATGAGGAGGCGTGGGCCTTGCTGCGTGGAGAATCTCAACAGCGCTTTAATGAGATGACGCAGCATTTGGATAAGCTGGCTGCTCTTAATATAAAGGGCGGGGTGGAGGCGAGCCGTCGTGGCGATCGTCTTTATGAATCGGCGCGAGTCTTGATTGTCGCCGCCTTGGTGGTTTCGCTGGTATTGGGGTTGGCGCTGGCAGTCGTTATTTCCGGCTATATCAGCCGCCGGCTCAAGGCGCTCGATGGGGCGGCGCGGCGGATGGCGGCGGGCGATCTCGATGTCGAGATCGCCGCGACCAGCCAAGACGAGTTGGGCAGCCTTGCCGTGAGCTTGCAGCGAGCGGTGGAAAATACCCGTGCAATGGTCAACAAGCTTCGTGAGGCGCGGAGAGAGTCCGCCAGCCTTGAATATCAGGCAACCCATGATCCGCTCACCAAGCTGCCCAACCGCGTCTTTTTATACACGCAGGCCGGGCAGCTCATGCAGGCGGGTCAGCGCAAGCATGATATCGTCGGGTTGTTGCTCATGGACCTCGACTCCTTTAAGGAGATTAATGACCTGCACGGGCATCAGATAGGGGATCTCTTATTGGAGCAGGTGGCCGAGCGGCTGGTGAAGGCGCTGCGCGAGAGCGACACTGTGGCCCGTTTGGGCGGAGATGAATTTGTGGCCTTATTGCCGGGCATAGACTTGGAAGGGGTCATTCGTTGTGCCGAGAAGATTCTCAAGGCATTGGAAGTGAAGTTTGTCATTACAGGTTTGATTCTCAAGACCAGCATTAGTATCGGGATTGCTCTCTGGCCTGAACACGGCGCGGATATCGGCAGCCTGATGCGTTGTGCGGACCGTTCGATGTATAAGGCCAAGCAGACACACAGCGGTTATTGGGTGTGTACCAGCGAAGAGCGGGACAAGTCGCATTAA
- a CDS encoding ABC transporter permease, with translation MNTLSRANWRGLYTLFGKEVRRFMKVPVQTVLTPVVTSLLFLLVFGHALKEHVQVFAGVSYVAFLIPGLMMMAIIQNAFANSSSSLIQSKVNGSLTFVLVAPLSSLEMFLAYVGAAVVRGTLVGLGLYLAVLGVVQLPVFNLAAIVAFTLLASATLGAMGLIAAVWAMHFEQLSAFQNFIVIPLSFLSGVFYSIHTLPPFWHEVSRWNPFFYMIDGFRYGFFGQSDVPPSLSLAVCAVFFAAVSALSIALLRSGYKIRH, from the coding sequence ATGAACACACTCAGCCGCGCCAATTGGCGCGGCCTCTACACCTTGTTCGGTAAGGAGGTGCGGCGCTTCATGAAGGTGCCGGTGCAGACGGTGCTCACGCCGGTGGTCACCTCGCTGCTGTTTTTGCTGGTATTCGGACACGCTCTCAAAGAGCATGTGCAGGTGTTCGCCGGGGTGTCGTACGTCGCTTTCCTGATCCCTGGGCTGATGATGATGGCGATCATTCAAAATGCCTTCGCCAACAGCTCGTCCAGCCTGATTCAGTCCAAGGTCAACGGCAGCCTGACCTTTGTGCTAGTCGCTCCGCTCTCCAGCCTGGAGATGTTCCTCGCCTACGTGGGCGCGGCCGTGGTGCGCGGCACACTGGTCGGGCTGGGGCTGTATCTTGCCGTGCTCGGCGTCGTGCAGCTCCCCGTGTTCAACCTCGCCGCCATTGTCGCGTTCACCCTGTTGGCGAGCGCGACGCTCGGCGCGATGGGGCTGATCGCCGCGGTCTGGGCGATGCACTTCGAGCAACTCTCGGCGTTTCAAAATTTTATTGTCATACCGCTCTCCTTCCTGAGCGGGGTGTTTTACTCCATCCACACCCTGCCGCCTTTTTGGCACGAAGTTTCGCGTTGGAACCCGTTTTTCTATATGATTGACGGATTTCGTTATGGCTTTTTTGGCCAGTCCGATGTGCCGCCCAGCCTCAGTCTGGCGGTCTGTGCGGTTTTTTTTGCAGCGGTCTCGGCATTGAGCATCGCCTTGCTGCGCTCCGGATATAAAATTCGTCATTAA
- a CDS encoding STAS domain-containing protein: protein MENPLLQSELRLHINGDGRYRLPEALTFATTPQLYLQTAEMFNTPLPRLTFDLAGVQRVDSAGLALLLEWLREARRRGKEIRFQNIPGQLAAIAKVSGLNDILPLA from the coding sequence GTGGAAAATCCGCTGTTGCAGAGTGAGCTGCGGCTGCACATCAATGGCGATGGCCGCTATCGCCTGCCAGAGGCACTGACCTTCGCCACGACGCCACAGCTTTATCTGCAAACGGCTGAGATGTTCAACACCCCGCTACCACGCCTGACCTTCGACCTTGCAGGCGTGCAGCGTGTAGACAGCGCGGGTCTCGCCCTGCTGCTGGAGTGGCTGCGGGAGGCGCGGCGGCGTGGCAAGGAGATCCGCTTTCAAAACATCCCCGGGCAATTGGCCGCCATCGCCAAGGTCAGCGGCCTCAACGATATACTGCCGTTGGCCTAG
- the ppc gene encoding phosphoenolpyruvate carboxylase gives MASKLSDKELRSRVKLLGSLLGNVLHTQAGGRVLKAVEMLRKGYIGLRKQPNPRKRRRLTQLINTLDTETLSHVIRAFSTYFSLVNIAEEDYQHRQRRLQVRAGGPLWVGSFDHTLRQLHSQGIKPEQLQSLLDRLAYIPVITAHPTESKRQTIMEALRRIFVTSSRLNDSRLGKREREEVIEKLESQIQILWKTDEMRVQRPQVRDEIKNGLLYFHECLFQAIPTTYRYMEQAIERTYGKDASLRVPSFMRFGSWIGGDRDGNPNVKPETTALALRLQARAVLLEYLNRVTALSRILTYSSQLCTPTPALLESLKLSEQFCGKTFGENRDRFSNEPYRRKLYIIRHRLDCNLRTIRKRLQGEDLPLQEGAYATEQELLNDLYLIYDSLCSHGDRNIADAELKDLIRLVETFGFFLLRLDVRQESSRHTGAVAELFAAQPDKIDYPGLNEAERIEALTTAIARREPLLTDPAVLSPETQESLEVLRVMARMRAEVSPQAFGSYVISMTHQASHVLEVMLLARLAGLAGRNDHGWFCTLHVTPLFETIEDLTRIEPLLTALLDNPTYLSLLKACGNLQEVMLGYSDSCKDGGILASAWNLYEAQKKITALTAARGIECRLFHGRGGTIGRGGGPTHESILAQPQGTVRGQIKFTEQGEMVSYKYSNIETAVYELSVGVTGLIKASRSLIQPPGQDNPDYLGIMNELAQSGETTYRDLTDRTPGLLDYFYQATPINEIGQLNIGSRPSHRNKADRSKNSIRAIAWVFGWAQSRHTLPAWYGIGAALQRWQGEDPRRLAQLQAMYRDWPFFRALLSNTQMALFKADMDIARDYAGLCEDITLAERIYPVIQTEYERTVKEILKVAKSVTLLDENPPLALSLSRRNPYLDPLNAIQLTLLRRYRDPNLSETTKDVWLMPLLRSINAIAAGMRNTG, from the coding sequence ATGGCCAGTAAATTAAGCGACAAGGAACTGCGCAGCCGCGTCAAGCTGTTAGGCAGCCTGCTGGGGAATGTGCTCCACACACAGGCCGGCGGCCGTGTGCTTAAAGCGGTCGAGATGCTGCGCAAGGGCTACATCGGCTTGCGCAAACAACCTAATCCGCGCAAGCGGCGCCGCCTCACACAGCTTATCAATACCCTGGATACCGAGACACTCAGTCACGTGATCCGCGCCTTCAGCACCTATTTCAGCCTGGTCAATATCGCGGAGGAAGACTATCAGCACCGGCAACGCCGCCTGCAGGTGCGCGCCGGCGGGCCGCTGTGGGTAGGCTCCTTCGATCACACCCTGCGTCAGCTCCACTCGCAGGGCATCAAACCCGAGCAGTTGCAAAGCCTGCTCGATCGTCTTGCCTATATTCCGGTGATTACCGCACACCCCACCGAGTCCAAGCGGCAGACCATCATGGAGGCGCTGCGGCGGATCTTCGTCACCAGCTCACGCCTCAATGACTCGCGGCTCGGCAAGCGCGAGCGCGAGGAGGTCATCGAAAAGCTGGAAAGTCAGATTCAGATCCTGTGGAAGACCGACGAGATGCGCGTCCAGCGCCCGCAAGTGCGCGACGAAATCAAAAACGGCCTGCTGTATTTCCACGAATGTCTGTTCCAGGCAATACCGACCACCTACCGTTACATGGAACAGGCCATTGAACGCACCTATGGGAAAGACGCCTCCCTGCGGGTGCCGAGTTTCATGCGCTTCGGCTCCTGGATAGGGGGTGATCGTGACGGCAACCCCAACGTCAAACCCGAAACCACGGCGCTGGCCCTGCGCCTGCAGGCCCGTGCGGTATTGCTGGAGTATCTCAACCGCGTCACCGCGCTGAGCCGGATACTGACCTATTCCAGCCAATTGTGCACCCCTACCCCGGCCTTGCTGGAAAGTCTCAAGCTCAGCGAACAATTCTGCGGCAAAACCTTCGGCGAAAATCGGGATCGCTTCAGTAACGAACCGTATCGCCGCAAGCTTTACATCATCCGCCACCGGCTGGATTGCAATCTGCGCACCATCCGCAAGCGCCTGCAGGGCGAGGACCTGCCGCTGCAGGAAGGCGCCTACGCCACTGAACAGGAATTATTGAACGACCTGTATCTGATCTATGACTCGCTCTGCTCGCACGGCGACCGCAACATCGCCGACGCCGAACTCAAGGACCTGATCCGGCTGGTGGAGACCTTCGGTTTTTTCCTGTTGCGTCTGGATGTGCGTCAGGAATCATCCCGCCACACCGGGGCCGTCGCGGAGTTGTTCGCAGCGCAACCTGACAAGATTGATTATCCGGGCCTGAACGAAGCGGAGCGTATCGAAGCGTTGACCACGGCCATCGCCCGCCGCGAGCCCTTGCTGACCGATCCGGCGGTACTGAGCCCCGAGACCCAGGAATCGCTGGAGGTCTTGAGGGTCATGGCCCGAATGCGCGCGGAGGTGAGCCCGCAGGCCTTCGGCAGCTATGTCATCTCCATGACGCATCAGGCGAGCCACGTCCTCGAGGTGATGCTGCTGGCGCGTCTCGCAGGTCTCGCGGGACGCAACGACCACGGCTGGTTTTGCACCCTCCACGTCACGCCCTTATTCGAGACCATCGAAGACCTGACCCGCATCGAACCCCTGCTCACCGCCTTGCTGGACAACCCCACTTACCTCTCGCTGCTCAAGGCTTGCGGCAATCTGCAAGAGGTGATGCTGGGGTATTCCGATTCGTGCAAGGACGGCGGCATCCTTGCCTCGGCCTGGAATCTCTACGAGGCCCAGAAAAAGATCACCGCCCTCACCGCCGCGCGAGGCATCGAATGCCGGCTGTTCCACGGGCGCGGCGGCACCATCGGGCGCGGCGGCGGCCCCACCCATGAGTCCATCCTGGCGCAGCCGCAGGGCACCGTGCGCGGCCAGATCAAATTCACCGAGCAAGGTGAAATGGTCTCGTACAAGTACAGCAATATTGAAACCGCCGTGTACGAACTTTCGGTCGGCGTCACTGGGCTTATCAAGGCCAGCCGCAGCCTGATCCAGCCTCCCGGCCAGGACAATCCCGACTACCTCGGCATCATGAACGAACTTGCGCAGAGCGGCGAGACCACCTACCGTGATCTCACTGACCGCACTCCCGGCCTGCTCGATTATTTTTACCAGGCGACACCCATCAACGAAATCGGACAACTCAACATCGGCTCGCGCCCTTCCCACCGCAACAAGGCCGATCGTTCCAAGAATTCCATCCGCGCCATCGCCTGGGTGTTCGGCTGGGCGCAGTCGCGCCACACCCTGCCGGCCTGGTACGGCATCGGCGCAGCGCTGCAACGCTGGCAGGGCGAAGACCCGCGGCGTCTCGCCCAACTGCAAGCCATGTACCGCGACTGGCCGTTCTTCCGGGCGCTGCTCAGCAACACCCAGATGGCCCTGTTCAAGGCCGATATGGATATCGCCAGGGATTATGCCGGGCTGTGCGAAGACATCACGCTCGCCGAACGCATCTACCCCGTCATCCAGACCGAATACGAGCGCACCGTGAAGGAAATCCTGAAGGTCGCCAAGTCCGTCACACTGCTCGATGAGAACCCGCCACTGGCGCTGTCACTCAGCCGCCGTAATCCCTATCTCGATCCGCTCAACGCGATCCAGCTCACCCTGCTCAGGCGTTACCGTGATCCTAATCTATCGGAGACGACCAAGGACGTCTGGCTCATGCCGCTGCTGCGCAGCATCAACGCCATCGCGGCGGGGATGCGGAATACGGGTTAA
- the mlaD gene encoding outer membrane lipid asymmetry maintenance protein MlaD — protein sequence MLQTRTIEVSVGIFIALGFAALLVLAIKVSNFNVFGDLNADNSYQITAKFANVGSLKSGAPVTIAGVRVGRVTAIGIDKTTHEARVTLNIENRYRDIPADTSASILTAGLLGEQYVGLEPGGDETLLKNGDQITLTQSALVLEKIIGEFLFSKAAEGKDKK from the coding sequence ATGCTACAAACCAGGACCATCGAAGTTTCCGTCGGGATCTTCATCGCGCTGGGTTTCGCCGCCCTGCTCGTGTTGGCCATCAAGGTCAGCAACTTTAACGTGTTCGGCGACCTGAATGCCGATAACAGTTATCAGATCACGGCCAAGTTCGCCAACGTCGGCAGCCTGAAGAGCGGCGCACCGGTCACTATCGCGGGCGTGCGGGTGGGGAGAGTCACCGCCATCGGCATAGACAAGACCACCCATGAGGCTCGGGTAACGCTGAACATCGAGAACAGATACCGCGACATCCCCGCCGACACCTCGGCCAGCATACTCACCGCCGGGCTGCTGGGCGAACAATATGTGGGCCTGGAGCCGGGCGGCGATGAAACCTTACTCAAGAACGGCGATCAAATTACATTGACCCAGTCGGCGCTGGTGCTGGAAAAGATCATCGGCGAATTCCTTTTCAGCAAGGCGGCGGAAGGCAAGGACAAGAAGTGA
- a CDS encoding ABC transporter ATP-binding protein, giving the protein MTFAVEINKLHKHYGNIHALQGMDFSIEPGEFFGLLGPNGAGKSTLINIMAGLARAGSGAVRIFGHDVVSDYRAARTALGVVPQELVYDAFFTVREVLRLQSGYFGRGRANEAWIDELLEILSLTDKADANMQALSGGMKRRVLIAQALIHKPEVLVLDEPTAGVDTELRQALWEFTRRLHREGCTIMLTTHYLEEAESLCDRIAILDHGKLAALDSKQKLLSRHPYRLLSLTLADPAKALPEALLPLVKSRDGAQLTLRLHRLEDQIGGILDALRGAGHEIIDLSTQDAGLEEVFMEITSKG; this is encoded by the coding sequence ATGACCTTCGCCGTCGAGATCAACAAGCTGCACAAGCATTACGGGAACATCCACGCCTTGCAAGGCATGGACTTCAGTATTGAGCCCGGCGAGTTCTTCGGATTGCTCGGCCCCAATGGGGCGGGCAAGTCCACCCTCATCAACATTATGGCGGGGCTGGCGCGCGCCGGTAGTGGCGCGGTACGCATCTTCGGTCACGATGTAGTGAGCGACTACCGTGCGGCGCGCACGGCGCTCGGCGTAGTCCCCCAGGAGTTGGTGTACGACGCCTTCTTTACAGTGCGCGAGGTGCTGCGGCTGCAGTCCGGTTACTTCGGGCGCGGCCGCGCCAATGAGGCCTGGATTGACGAATTGCTCGAGATTCTGAGTCTCACCGACAAGGCCGACGCCAACATGCAGGCCCTCTCCGGCGGCATGAAGCGGCGGGTGTTAATCGCCCAGGCCCTGATACACAAACCCGAGGTGCTGGTGCTGGACGAACCCACCGCCGGGGTGGACACCGAACTGCGCCAGGCCTTGTGGGAATTCACGCGGCGCCTGCACCGCGAAGGCTGCACCATCATGCTTACCACCCATTACCTCGAAGAAGCTGAATCGCTCTGCGACCGCATCGCCATTCTCGATCACGGCAAGCTCGCAGCCCTGGACAGTAAACAAAAACTGCTCAGCCGCCACCCTTACCGGCTGTTGTCGCTCACGCTCGCCGACCCGGCCAAGGCGTTGCCGGAAGCGCTGCTGCCGCTGGTCAAATCGCGCGACGGCGCGCAACTCACTTTGCGCCTGCACCGGCTGGAGGATCAGATCGGCGGGATTCTCGATGCGTTGCGCGGCGCGGGTCACGAGATCATAGACTTGTCCACCCAGGACGCGGGGCTTGAAGAAGTGTTTATGGAGATCACCTCCAAGGGGTGA
- a CDS encoding BolA/IbaG family iron-sulfur metabolism protein, which yields MESDTIKQMIEAGLPGSEARVSGDGTHFEAVIISDAFDGKPMLARHRMVYGALGDAMQSAIHALSMRTYTKAEWLTAQQS from the coding sequence ATGGAATCCGACACAATTAAACAGATGATAGAGGCCGGCCTGCCGGGCAGTGAGGCGCGGGTGAGCGGCGACGGCACCCACTTCGAGGCCGTGATTATCAGCGACGCCTTTGATGGAAAGCCCATGCTGGCCCGTCACCGCATGGTCTATGGCGCCTTGGGAGACGCCATGCAGTCGGCTATCCATGCCTTGTCCATGCGCACGTATACGAAGGCGGAGTGGTTGACGGCGCAACAATCTTAA
- a CDS encoding ABC transporter substrate-binding protein: MKLITKTLLALVLTLFSVPGQTWASMPADELVRETSERMLTALKNEHDALKANPAKLYALTEEIILPHFDFERISSWVLGKYWREATPEQKNRFTQEFRNLLVRTYATAMLEYSGQEIKYLPFKADAGANTVTVRTEVVQPGGPAIPINYSLFVKEGEWKVYDVVVENTSLVASYRSSFANEIRQSGLDALIEKLASRSNQQSGKSAVAE, from the coding sequence ATGAAACTCATTACCAAGACCCTGCTCGCTCTAGTACTGACGCTCTTCAGCGTGCCTGGCCAAACGTGGGCGAGCATGCCTGCCGACGAACTGGTCCGCGAGACCTCGGAGCGTATGCTGACGGCGCTTAAAAACGAGCACGACGCCCTCAAGGCCAATCCCGCCAAACTCTATGCCCTGACCGAAGAGATCATCCTGCCCCATTTCGACTTCGAGCGGATCTCAAGCTGGGTGCTGGGGAAATACTGGCGCGAGGCTACGCCAGAACAAAAGAACCGTTTCACCCAGGAGTTCCGCAATCTGCTGGTGCGCACCTATGCTACGGCTATGCTGGAATACTCCGGCCAGGAGATCAAATACCTGCCCTTCAAGGCCGACGCCGGGGCCAACACGGTCACTGTGAGGACCGAGGTCGTGCAGCCTGGCGGCCCGGCTATCCCGATCAACTACAGCCTGTTTGTGAAAGAGGGTGAGTGGAAGGTCTACGACGTGGTGGTCGAAAACACCAGCCTGGTGGCCAGCTACCGCAGTTCATTCGCCAACGAAATCAGACAGAGCGGTCTCGATGCCTTGATCGAAAAGCTCGCCAGCCGCAGCAATCAGCAAAGTGGAAAATCCGCTGTTGCAGAGTGA
- a CDS encoding ATP phosphoribosyltransferase → MTNSTLTIALSKGRILNETLPLLAYAGIVPSDDPATSRKLILDTNHADIKLVVIRAADVPTYVEYGAADLGVAGKDVLMEYQGDGLYEPLDLGIARCRLMVAGPVQRAAETPARLRVATKYPGITRRYFAEQGAQVEVIKLYGSMELAPLVGLADRIVDLVDTGRTLKANGLEAIEHIADISARLIVNKASMKIKHARIKNLISRLAEAVQKRQPA, encoded by the coding sequence ATGACAAACAGTACCCTTACCATCGCGTTATCAAAAGGCCGCATCTTGAACGAGACGCTGCCGCTGCTGGCGTATGCGGGCATCGTCCCGAGCGATGACCCCGCCACCAGCCGCAAGTTGATTCTCGACACCAACCATGCCGACATCAAACTGGTGGTGATACGCGCCGCCGATGTGCCGACCTATGTAGAGTATGGCGCCGCGGATCTCGGCGTCGCCGGCAAGGACGTGCTCATGGAATACCAGGGCGACGGCCTGTATGAACCGCTGGATCTCGGCATCGCCCGCTGCCGGTTGATGGTGGCGGGACCGGTGCAACGTGCCGCGGAAACCCCCGCGCGGCTGCGTGTCGCCACCAAATATCCCGGCATCACCCGTCGCTATTTCGCCGAGCAAGGGGCACAGGTGGAAGTCATCAAGCTGTATGGCTCGATGGAACTCGCTCCGCTGGTAGGCCTTGCGGACCGCATCGTGGACCTGGTGGATACCGGCCGCACACTCAAGGCCAACGGGCTGGAAGCCATCGAGCACATCGCCGATATCAGCGCACGGCTGATCGTGAACAAGGCCTCCATGAAGATCAAGCATGCGCGGATCAAGAACCTGATTTCTCGCCTGGCTGAAGCAGTACAAAAACGGCAACCGGCATGA